In Aequorivita sp. H23M31, a single window of DNA contains:
- a CDS encoding helix-turn-helix domain-containing transcriptional regulator, whose product MGTSRFEIADYLDSKEMIAEYLNTVFEEGNKADIINAISNQIISENPEYGEKEFDGMFVIRDKERKTNWFKHYDALVFISDGEEAGLSHKVCK is encoded by the coding sequence ATGGGAACTTCAAGATTTGAAATAGCAGATTATTTGGACAGTAAAGAAATGATTGCGGAATACCTCAATACAGTTTTCGAAGAAGGAAATAAGGCAGATATAATTAATGCAATCTCCAATCAAATTATTTCGGAAAATCCAGAATATGGGGAAAAGGAATTTGACGGAATGTTTGTCATTAGGGATAAAGAAAGAAAAACAAATTGGTTTAAGCATTATGATGCTTTGGTTTTTATTTCAGATGGAGAAGAGGCGGGACTATCTCATAAAGTGTGTAAATAA
- a CDS encoding IS256 family transposase: MKKDDLISDDFLKQFKTHEELSDFLKQIQKRGIEKMLEGELDGHLDYDKHQRSNGGNSRNGHSRKKIKTSFGESEIAVPRDREASFNPMIVPKRGNMVDGLENVIVSLYAKGMSNSDIEEQIREVYDFDVSTSTISRITEKISGDIVAWQNRPLEPVYLIVWMDGIVFKVRENSKVINKTIYIAVGLRRDGKKEVLGLWLGKNESAAFWMSVLTDIRARGTEDILITATDNLNGFTDTIKNVFPESKTQICVVHQIRNACRYVVWKDKKAFTADMKHIYNAPNQEAAKMALEDFAQKWNDKYSYAIKSWRDNWEELTVFYEFPLEIRKIIYTTNLIENLNGKIRKYTKNKLSFPTDDAVMKSVYLAVREATKKWTMPVRNWGIILNQFLTIYEKRVRL, translated from the coding sequence ATGAAGAAAGACGATTTAATTTCAGATGATTTTCTGAAGCAGTTCAAGACCCACGAGGAGCTCAGCGATTTTTTAAAGCAGATCCAGAAACGTGGGATCGAAAAGATGCTCGAAGGTGAGCTCGACGGCCACCTAGATTACGACAAACACCAGAGGTCCAATGGAGGCAACTCGCGCAACGGGCACTCCCGGAAGAAAATAAAAACCTCCTTTGGCGAATCCGAGATTGCCGTTCCCAGAGACCGTGAGGCCTCCTTCAACCCTATGATCGTGCCCAAGCGGGGCAATATGGTCGATGGCCTTGAGAACGTCATCGTGTCACTCTATGCCAAGGGAATGAGCAACAGCGATATTGAGGAGCAGATACGTGAGGTCTATGATTTTGATGTGTCCACCTCGACCATATCCAGGATCACGGAAAAAATATCGGGCGATATAGTTGCCTGGCAGAACCGTCCCTTGGAGCCGGTCTACTTGATTGTCTGGATGGATGGCATCGTATTCAAGGTCCGCGAGAACTCCAAGGTTATAAACAAGACCATCTACATAGCCGTTGGCCTGCGCAGGGACGGTAAAAAAGAGGTCTTGGGGCTATGGCTTGGCAAGAACGAATCAGCAGCTTTCTGGATGAGCGTATTGACCGATATAAGGGCGCGCGGCACAGAAGACATCCTTATCACGGCCACCGATAACCTCAATGGTTTTACGGATACGATCAAGAACGTGTTCCCCGAGTCCAAGACCCAGATATGCGTGGTACACCAGATACGCAATGCCTGCAGGTACGTCGTATGGAAGGATAAAAAAGCCTTTACCGCAGATATGAAGCATATCTATAACGCCCCAAACCAGGAGGCCGCCAAGATGGCCCTAGAGGATTTTGCCCAAAAATGGAACGATAAATATTCCTATGCCATCAAGAGCTGGCGCGACAACTGGGAAGAGCTCACAGTGTTCTATGAGTTCCCGTTGGAGATACGCAAGATCATCTATACCACGAACCTTATCGAGAACCTGAACGGGAAGATAAGAAAGTACACCAAGAACAAACTTTCCTTCCCAACGGACGATGCCGTGATGAAATCCGTATATTTGGCAGTAAGGGAAGCCACCAAAAAATGGACAATGCCCGTCAGGAACTGGGGCATTATATTAAACCAGTTCCTAACGATCTATGAAAAAAGGGTCAGACTCTAA
- a CDS encoding GNAT family N-acyltransferase → MGLVNAKEVAKAINLDKLGFMGTFVGWSLMQILNISTLNKIYDRQKHLSDLDFINALLEEFEVKFEIPEEDLRRIPKTGAFITVSNHPLGGIDGIILLKILLEHRPDFKIIANFLLHRIEPLKPYVMPVNPFEERKDVKSSITGFKTAISHLREGHPLGVFPAGEVSTSKEGRLLVDKKWEEAAMKLVQKAAVPVVPIYFHAKNSKMFYRLAKISDTLRTAKLPSELLTQKERLIKVRIGNPISVDDQKEHTSLLGFTQFIRRKTYMLANPFQKKKLLDNIPKTLKFPKPPKKIAGPIPLKEMEREIENLRETDKRLLVSKNYEVFLSKADSIPYLLEEIGRLREITFREVGEGTNNSTDLDKFDSYYHHMFLWDNEAQKMAGAYRMGLGSEIFPRYGINGFYLQDLFRFEPELYEMMSESIEMGRAFIIKEYQQRPMPLFLLWKGIVHTTLRFPEHRYLIGGVSISNKFSEFSKSLMIEFMKSNYYDPYVAQYVNPKKEYKVKLKDADKDFIFDESAADLNKFDKIIDEVEPGSLRIPVLIKKYIKQNAKVIAFNVDPLFNNAIDGLMYIRIADLPESTVKPVMEEFQAELEKKYSGAPENETNPLEGPKDNANLE, encoded by the coding sequence ATGGGATTAGTCAACGCAAAGGAAGTTGCAAAAGCTATCAATTTAGATAAATTGGGCTTTATGGGCACGTTTGTTGGCTGGTCCTTGATGCAAATTTTAAACATCAGCACCCTCAATAAAATTTACGATAGACAAAAGCATCTATCCGATCTTGATTTCATAAATGCGCTTTTGGAGGAGTTTGAAGTAAAATTTGAAATCCCCGAAGAAGATCTGCGAAGAATACCCAAAACGGGAGCTTTTATAACCGTTTCCAACCATCCGTTGGGAGGAATAGATGGAATTATTCTCTTAAAAATACTACTGGAGCATCGGCCCGATTTTAAAATAATAGCCAATTTCTTACTCCACCGTATTGAGCCGTTAAAGCCATACGTGATGCCGGTAAATCCGTTCGAGGAAAGAAAAGATGTTAAGTCCAGTATCACCGGATTTAAAACTGCTATTTCACATCTGCGTGAAGGCCATCCCTTAGGAGTTTTTCCCGCGGGGGAGGTTTCAACCAGTAAGGAAGGCCGGTTATTGGTAGATAAAAAATGGGAAGAAGCCGCAATGAAATTGGTGCAAAAAGCAGCCGTTCCCGTGGTGCCAATATACTTTCACGCCAAAAACAGTAAAATGTTCTATCGCTTGGCGAAAATAAGCGATACGTTGCGTACTGCAAAATTGCCTTCGGAACTTTTAACGCAAAAAGAGCGTTTGATAAAAGTTAGAATCGGGAATCCCATTTCCGTAGATGATCAAAAAGAGCATACTTCTCTTCTTGGTTTTACGCAATTTATACGCCGTAAAACGTATATGCTTGCAAATCCTTTTCAGAAGAAAAAATTATTGGATAACATCCCAAAAACTTTAAAATTTCCAAAACCACCAAAGAAAATTGCCGGACCTATTCCCTTGAAGGAGATGGAAAGGGAAATTGAAAATCTGAGAGAAACGGATAAACGTCTTTTAGTAAGTAAAAATTACGAAGTGTTTTTATCGAAGGCAGATTCCATTCCTTATTTGCTTGAAGAAATAGGCAGGCTGCGTGAAATAACTTTTCGTGAAGTAGGTGAGGGAACCAACAATAGCACCGATCTCGACAAGTTTGATAGTTATTATCATCACATGTTTTTATGGGATAATGAAGCCCAAAAAATGGCAGGTGCCTACCGAATGGGTCTGGGATCAGAAATTTTTCCGCGTTATGGAATCAATGGATTCTACCTCCAGGATCTTTTTAGGTTTGAGCCGGAATTGTATGAAATGATGAGCGAATCCATTGAAATGGGACGAGCATTTATCATTAAAGAATACCAACAGCGCCCAATGCCATTATTCTTACTTTGGAAGGGAATCGTTCATACCACATTAAGATTTCCTGAACATCGCTATTTAATTGGAGGAGTGAGCATCAGTAATAAGTTTTCGGAATTTTCCAAAAGTCTGATGATCGAGTTTATGAAATCGAATTATTACGATCCTTATGTAGCGCAATACGTAAACCCGAAGAAGGAGTATAAAGTGAAATTAAAGGATGCGGACAAGGATTTTATTTTTGACGAAAGTGCAGCGGACCTTAATAAATTTGATAAAATTATAGATGAGGTAGAACCGGGAAGTCTTCGTATTCCTGTACTCATCAAAAAGTATATTAAACAAAATGCCAAGGTAATCGCCTTTAACGTTGATCCTCTTTTTAACAATGCCATTGATGGGCTAATGTATATTCGCATTGCAGATCTTCCCGAAAGCACGGTGAAACCTGTGATGGAGGAGTTTCAGGCAGAATTGGAAAAGAAATATTCCGGAGCCCCTGAGAATGAAACTAATCCGCTTGAAGGGCCCAAGGATAATGCGAATCTAGAATAA
- a CDS encoding aspartate kinase — MKVFKFGGASTKDADNVKNVLSVINQAEEKDLVVVISAMGKITNALEYVVSDYLTNATFQHSLKHVYDYHFEILKELFPGSSHSIFSEVDALFSELTHFLKNNKSDNHAFVYDQVVSYGEIISSKIISIYFSENGIDNTWLDGRHCIKTDDNFRDARVDWEITEQKISKNVNPTGITITQGFIGAESVNNFTTTLGREGSDYTAAIFAYCLNAESVTIWKDVPGVLNADPRYFTQTQLLSKISYREAIELAFYGASVIHPKTLQPLQRKGIPLYVKSFLSPLENGTCVGEGVALEPNISCFILKKDLVLISLSSLDFSFMMEDHIGDVFKWLHQYKMKVELIQNSAISFSVCISDKFGNLEALLKKLREKFSVKWNENVTLYTIRHFDPIEVKALRENKQILLKQETQETVQLVIKE; from the coding sequence ATGAAGGTTTTCAAATTTGGAGGGGCATCAACTAAGGATGCTGATAATGTAAAAAATGTGTTATCGGTAATCAACCAAGCGGAGGAAAAGGATCTGGTTGTGGTAATTTCGGCAATGGGAAAGATTACCAATGCTTTGGAATATGTAGTAAGTGATTATCTAACAAATGCAACTTTTCAGCATTCCCTAAAGCATGTTTATGATTACCATTTCGAAATTTTAAAAGAACTTTTTCCGGGTAGTTCGCATTCAATTTTTTCTGAAGTGGATGCACTCTTTTCAGAATTGACACATTTTCTAAAAAACAATAAATCTGATAACCACGCTTTTGTTTACGATCAAGTGGTTTCTTATGGGGAGATAATTTCCTCAAAAATAATTTCTATTTATTTTTCGGAAAATGGGATTGACAATACTTGGCTCGATGGCAGGCACTGTATAAAAACGGATGATAATTTCCGGGATGCCCGAGTGGATTGGGAAATAACCGAACAGAAGATATCTAAAAATGTAAATCCCACAGGAATCACCATTACCCAAGGCTTTATAGGAGCGGAAAGTGTCAATAATTTCACCACTACTTTAGGTCGGGAGGGAAGTGATTATACTGCCGCTATTTTCGCTTATTGTCTAAATGCCGAAAGTGTTACAATTTGGAAGGATGTTCCCGGAGTACTCAATGCAGACCCGAGATATTTTACCCAGACCCAATTACTTTCCAAGATTTCGTATCGTGAAGCAATAGAACTGGCATTTTATGGAGCTTCCGTTATCCATCCCAAAACACTTCAACCCTTACAGAGAAAGGGAATTCCCCTATATGTAAAATCGTTTCTTTCACCTTTGGAGAATGGGACTTGCGTAGGCGAAGGAGTTGCATTGGAGCCCAATATTTCCTGTTTTATTCTGAAAAAAGACCTTGTCCTGATTTCACTTTCATCCCTGGATTTCAGCTTTATGATGGAGGACCATATTGGCGATGTTTTTAAATGGTTGCACCAATACAAAATGAAGGTAGAGCTTATCCAAAACTCCGCCATCAGTTTCTCGGTTTGTATAAGTGATAAATTTGGTAATCTGGAAGCTTTGCTAAAAAAGCTTCGGGAAAAATTCAGTGTTAAATGGAATGAGAATGTAACTCTTTACACCATTCGCCATTTCGATCCAATTGAAGTAAAGGCACTTCGAGAAAATAAACAGATTCTCCTAAAGCAGGAAACCCAAGAAACCGTGCAACTCGTTATTAAGGAATAG
- a CDS encoding GNAT family N-acetyltransferase yields the protein MQIREATKEDFPQILELITELAIFENEPNAVEINVETLEKEGLGENALFTCFVADASAPLSTSASAPLSTGASAPLSTGASAPLSTGASAPLSTGASGPLDTNASTSFNNLHAAPEIVGAALVYFRFSTWKGRILHLEDLIVKESERGKGIGEALYRKVMEYAYDRGLKRVAWDVLDWNEGAIRFYERSGAKLMKDWRVVHMDEKGLRDYIEK from the coding sequence ATGCAAATAAGAGAAGCCACAAAAGAAGATTTTCCACAAATTTTAGAGCTTATAACAGAGCTGGCAATCTTTGAAAACGAACCGAATGCTGTTGAAATAAATGTGGAAACACTTGAAAAAGAAGGTTTGGGGGAGAATGCGCTTTTTACGTGTTTTGTTGCTGATGCTTCGGCTCCGCTCAGCACAAGTGCTTCGGCTCCGCTCAGCACAGGTGCTTCGGCTCCGCTCAGCACAGGTGCTTCGGCTCCGCTCAGCACAGGTGCTTCGGCTCCGCTCAGCACAGGTGCTTCGGGTCCGTTAGATACAAATGCTTCCACTTCGTTCAACAACCTACATGCCGCCCCCGAAATTGTAGGCGCTGCATTGGTTTATTTTCGTTTTTCAACTTGGAAAGGACGAATTTTGCATTTGGAGGATTTGATAGTGAAGGAATCCGAAAGAGGAAAGGGCATTGGAGAAGCACTTTATAGAAAAGTAATGGAATATGCTTATGACCGTGGTTTAAAACGAGTAGCTTGGGATGTGCTCGATTGGAATGAAGGTGCAATCCGTTTTTACGAGCGCAGCGGCGCGAAACTTATGAAAGATTGGCGCGTGGTACATATGGATGAAAAGGGATTACGGGATTATATTGAAAAATAG
- the fbp gene encoding class 1 fructose-bisphosphatase — protein MAKINQSLGEFIIENQSEFKYSSGELSRLINSIRLAAKVVNHKVNKAGLIDILGAAGDQNIQGEDQQKLDVFANEMFINTLTNREIVCGIASEEEDDFITIKGRNEKNDNKYVVLIDPLDGSSNIDVNVSVGTIFSVYRRITPSGTPVTIEDFLQRGINQVAAGYIVYGTSTMIVYTTGHGVNGFTLNPAIGTYYLSHPNMCFPETGSIYSVNEGNYVMFPQGVKDYIKYCQEEAEDRPYTSRYIGSLVSDFHRNMIKGGIYIYPNTSKNPNGKLRLLYECNPMAMIAEQAGGKASDGFNRILEIDPTSLHQRVPFFCGTTSMVEKAEEFMQKAK, from the coding sequence ATGGCAAAAATCAACCAATCTCTCGGCGAATTTATTATTGAAAACCAAAGTGAGTTTAAGTACTCTTCTGGCGAGCTTTCAAGACTTATCAATTCCATTCGGCTGGCGGCAAAAGTTGTAAACCATAAGGTAAACAAGGCGGGATTGATAGATATTCTGGGCGCTGCCGGAGATCAGAATATCCAAGGGGAGGACCAGCAAAAGCTCGATGTATTTGCCAATGAGATGTTTATAAACACGCTTACCAATCGGGAAATTGTTTGTGGTATTGCGAGCGAAGAAGAAGATGATTTTATCACTATTAAAGGCAGAAATGAGAAAAACGACAACAAATATGTAGTGTTGATAGATCCTTTGGATGGTTCTTCAAACATAGATGTTAATGTTTCCGTAGGTACAATTTTTTCTGTCTATAGACGAATAACCCCTTCCGGGACTCCAGTTACCATTGAGGATTTTTTACAACGAGGAATTAATCAAGTGGCAGCAGGCTATATAGTTTACGGTACTTCTACCATGATTGTTTATACTACAGGTCATGGTGTAAATGGATTTACCTTAAATCCAGCCATTGGCACCTATTACCTTTCTCATCCAAATATGTGTTTTCCTGAAACTGGCTCTATATACTCTGTCAACGAAGGGAATTATGTAATGTTCCCACAGGGTGTTAAGGACTACATCAAATACTGTCAGGAAGAAGCTGAAGATAGACCTTACACTTCTCGCTACATTGGATCCTTGGTTTCGGATTTTCATAGGAATATGATCAAAGGCGGAATCTATATCTACCCAAACACTTCCAAAAATCCAAACGGAAAATTGCGTCTTTTATATGAATGCAATCCTATGGCGATGATTGCGGAACAAGCCGGAGGAAAAGCCAGCGACGGATTTAATCGAATTTTAGAGATTGATCCTACCTCACTTCACCAACGAGTTCCGTTTTTCTGCGGAACCACTTCCATGGTAGAAAAAGCGGAGGAATTTATGCAAAAAGCAAAATAG
- a CDS encoding OprO/OprP family phosphate-selective porin gives MFNWKVLIFILFIGCTHLYSQEDISPTSTSFNFKWENGFKLKREDGLFSLNFGGYFFIDHAYLQQNSELSDHYGLLDVKSRTEIRSARLYFSGNVYGNTNFKFQVDFAGDKVVLKDVYIGISDIPVIGNFRIGHFKEPFRLSALTSSRNLIFMEPSSNIYFAQSRNHGAMLFNDFLNKQLSVQIGAFRNANNNRNYALEEDGYVVDGRVTGIPLRNNDKKQLLHLGAAYSYRNPSSREYKVSLSPGSHLAEKYVSNLIDSVEKIDLVNFETAYVHGPFSIQAEYLNASITTLGNHLNFSNYYAELSYFLTGESRNYQGSYEGFGRITPKKNFGSTQNGSGAWEIALKYSKTDLDDGIIIPGKESQWAAGINWYLNPVTRVMVNYVRANIEDKGSLNVVQARFQLEF, from the coding sequence ATGTTCAATTGGAAAGTTTTAATCTTCATTCTATTTATAGGATGCACCCATTTGTATTCACAAGAAGACATTTCTCCTACATCTACTTCCTTCAATTTTAAATGGGAAAATGGTTTTAAACTCAAAAGAGAAGACGGTCTTTTTTCCTTAAATTTTGGTGGATACTTTTTTATCGACCATGCTTATCTTCAGCAAAATTCAGAACTTTCAGATCATTATGGTCTTTTGGATGTAAAAAGTAGAACCGAAATTAGAAGTGCCCGATTGTATTTTTCCGGAAATGTTTATGGAAACACCAATTTCAAGTTTCAAGTAGATTTTGCTGGCGATAAAGTTGTATTAAAGGATGTTTATATCGGGATAAGCGATATTCCAGTGATTGGTAATTTCCGAATTGGCCACTTTAAAGAACCCTTCCGTTTATCAGCTCTTACAAGTAGTAGGAATTTGATCTTTATGGAGCCAAGTTCAAATATCTATTTTGCGCAATCACGAAACCATGGAGCTATGCTGTTTAATGATTTTTTGAACAAACAGCTTTCAGTTCAAATTGGTGCTTTCAGAAATGCAAATAATAACAGAAATTATGCTTTGGAAGAGGATGGATATGTCGTAGATGGACGAGTTACAGGAATTCCTCTAAGAAATAATGATAAAAAACAATTATTACATCTTGGTGCTGCTTATAGTTACAGAAATCCCAGCAGTAGGGAATATAAGGTTTCCCTTTCGCCGGGTTCGCATTTAGCCGAAAAATACGTCAGTAACCTAATAGATTCAGTAGAAAAAATAGATTTGGTAAATTTTGAAACTGCTTATGTCCACGGACCATTTTCCATTCAAGCTGAATATCTCAATGCCTCGATCACTACACTTGGTAATCACTTGAACTTTTCAAATTACTATGCCGAACTTAGTTATTTTTTAACTGGGGAAAGTAGAAACTATCAAGGCTCTTATGAAGGTTTTGGAAGAATAACTCCCAAGAAAAACTTCGGAAGTACTCAAAATGGTTCTGGAGCTTGGGAAATCGCCCTTAAATATTCGAAAACAGATTTGGATGATGGGATAATTATCCCTGGTAAAGAATCACAGTGGGCTGCAGGAATCAATTGGTACCTCAATCCCGTAACCCGAGTGATGGTAAATTACGTTAGGGCCAATATCGAAGATAAAGGAAGTTTGAATGTGGTACAGGCGAGATTTCAGCTAGAATTCTAG
- a CDS encoding inorganic phosphate transporter yields MENIYLLMIVALVALSIVNLVVGVSNDAVNFLNSAIGSKAISVRTILIIASLGIFIGASFSSGMMEVARSGIFHPSKFHFDEVMIIFMAVMITNILLLDFFNTIGLPTSTTISIVFGLLGAAVIMALIKIGNSDTEGFSSLISYINADKVPEIILWIILSVVIAFSAGIIVQYLSRLLFTFQSEKQMKYFGAMFGGVALTSISYFIFIKGLKGTPFQGTFESLLETNIWILLSVGFIFWTIFSQLFILIFKKNILIIVIAAGTFGLALAFAGNDLVNFIGVPMAAYHSYADWSVSGADPSQYLMLSLNEAVPAEPLLLFGAGIIMVLTLWFSKKSRGVSETEINLGRQGEGKEKFEPNMLSRILVKTTTQIAAYVNYLLPDALGKKIDKRFEKPVIVLPRDKTYELPAFDLIRASINLMVAGILISIATSKQLPLSTTYVTFMVAMGTSLADRAWGRESAVYRVAGVLKVIGGWFFTAFVAFAASGVLTYLIYIGRGAMIGVLLLLAILLLVRNYISHKNKTKIKLDKSGLKKTESKTVQGIIRESAENISNVVSRSNKIYTDMLRGLAKQDTKKLKKSKKGVKKLNDEVEELRDNIFYFIKNLDETSVRGSNFYIIILGYLTDVVQSLEFISKASYKHVNNNHKALRFNQIKDLQEIDRLLEELLNEIEDIFHKKEFQRIGRILANKDEIFNSLSQKIEKQVARTRTEESSPKNTTLYFSLLLETKDLVTALMNLMQEYYSSYKKT; encoded by the coding sequence ATGGAAAATATTTACTTATTAATGATTGTAGCTCTTGTAGCGCTCTCCATCGTAAACTTGGTAGTGGGCGTTAGCAATGATGCAGTCAACTTTTTAAACTCTGCCATTGGTTCCAAGGCGATTTCCGTTAGAACTATTCTTATAATAGCAAGTTTGGGGATTTTTATTGGTGCCAGTTTCTCCAGTGGAATGATGGAGGTGGCCCGAAGCGGAATCTTCCATCCCTCAAAATTTCATTTTGATGAGGTCATGATCATTTTTATGGCCGTAATGATAACGAATATCTTATTACTCGACTTTTTTAATACCATAGGATTACCTACTTCCACAACCATATCGATAGTTTTCGGCCTTTTGGGTGCAGCGGTGATAATGGCATTAATAAAGATTGGAAACTCGGATACAGAAGGATTTTCTTCCTTAATATCCTATATAAATGCTGATAAGGTACCCGAAATTATTTTATGGATCATTCTCTCCGTGGTAATAGCTTTTTCGGCAGGTATTATAGTACAATATTTATCTAGGCTGTTGTTTACATTTCAATCTGAAAAGCAGATGAAATATTTTGGAGCCATGTTTGGCGGTGTGGCATTGACCTCTATTAGTTATTTTATCTTTATTAAAGGATTAAAGGGAACTCCCTTTCAAGGTACATTCGAAAGTCTTTTGGAAACCAATATCTGGATTCTTTTAAGTGTAGGATTTATTTTTTGGACCATTTTCTCCCAGCTTTTTATTCTCATTTTCAAAAAGAATATACTGATTATAGTAATAGCTGCGGGTACTTTTGGTTTAGCTCTAGCCTTTGCAGGGAACGACCTTGTTAACTTTATTGGGGTTCCTATGGCAGCTTATCATAGCTATGCAGATTGGTCCGTTTCAGGTGCGGATCCATCACAATACTTAATGTTAAGCTTAAATGAAGCTGTACCAGCTGAGCCTCTTTTGCTTTTTGGAGCGGGTATTATTATGGTGCTTACCTTATGGTTTTCTAAAAAATCCCGAGGTGTTTCTGAAACTGAAATAAATCTTGGCCGCCAAGGGGAAGGGAAAGAAAAGTTTGAGCCAAATATGCTATCGCGGATTTTGGTAAAGACAACTACCCAGATTGCTGCTTATGTTAACTATTTACTCCCAGATGCTCTCGGCAAGAAAATAGATAAGCGTTTTGAAAAACCAGTTATAGTATTACCCCGTGATAAAACTTACGAACTTCCCGCTTTTGATTTAATAAGGGCATCCATTAACCTAATGGTGGCGGGAATACTTATATCAATTGCCACTTCCAAGCAATTACCGTTATCCACAACCTATGTTACTTTTATGGTGGCCATGGGTACTTCCTTGGCGGATAGAGCTTGGGGACGCGAAAGTGCTGTTTACCGAGTTGCGGGTGTTTTAAAAGTCATTGGTGGATGGTTTTTTACCGCATTTGTGGCATTTGCAGCATCGGGAGTTCTTACGTATTTGATATATATAGGAAGAGGTGCCATGATAGGGGTGTTATTGTTATTAGCTATTCTTTTATTGGTCCGTAACTATATTTCTCACAAAAACAAGACAAAAATTAAATTGGACAAAAGCGGCCTTAAGAAGACCGAGAGTAAAACCGTTCAAGGAATTATTCGTGAAAGTGCGGAGAACATTAGCAACGTCGTTTCTCGCTCAAATAAAATTTATACCGATATGCTCCGTGGACTTGCAAAACAGGACACCAAGAAACTGAAAAAGAGCAAAAAGGGTGTAAAGAAATTGAATGATGAGGTAGAGGAATTGAGGGACAATATTTTCTATTTTATTAAAAATCTGGATGAAACCAGTGTACGCGGAAGTAATTTCTATATTATAATCCTTGGGTATTTGACGGATGTGGTGCAATCGTTGGAATTTATCTCGAAAGCCAGTTACAAGCACGTTAACAATAACCACAAGGCACTGCGTTTTAACCAGATAAAAGATCTTCAGGAAATTGACAGGCTTTTGGAAGAGCTTTTAAACGAGATAGAAGACATTTTCCATAAAAAGGAATTCCAGCGAATTGGAAGAATATTAGCCAACAAGGATGAAATTTTTAACAGTCTTTCACAGAAAATCGAAAAGCAAGTTGCTCGAACCCGAACTGAGGAATCGAGTCCAAAGAATACCACCTTGTATTTCAGTTTATTATTGGAAACCAAGGATTTGGTTACCGCTTTAATGAACTTGATGCAGGAATATTATTCAAGTTATAAAAAGACCTAG
- a CDS encoding acyl-CoA thioesterase, which yields MVPESAIDGLGHVNNITYLQWCLEAAEAHWLAKTDAELREQYVWVVLNHNISYKNPAFLGEEIEVQTWIHSHKGVRSERCYRIIRIADNKTLVEAKTQWCLLDGTTRKPIIIPQKVADLFV from the coding sequence GTGGTACCCGAATCAGCAATCGATGGCTTGGGGCACGTGAACAACATTACCTATCTTCAGTGGTGCTTAGAGGCTGCGGAGGCACATTGGCTGGCAAAAACTGATGCCGAACTTCGTGAACAATATGTCTGGGTGGTCCTTAACCACAATATTTCATATAAAAATCCTGCTTTTTTAGGAGAAGAAATTGAAGTCCAGACCTGGATCCATTCCCATAAAGGAGTGCGAAGTGAGCGTTGCTATCGAATAATAAGAATCGCAGACAACAAGACCTTGGTTGAGGCCAAAACTCAGTGGTGTCTCTTAGATGGAACCACGCGCAAACCAATAATTATACCCCAAAAAGTCGCTGATCTCTTTGTTTGA